Sequence from the Magallana gigas chromosome 4, xbMagGiga1.1, whole genome shotgun sequence genome:
CCAGTTTTGGTGGGAAAGCAGGAAGTTTTGCAACAGAACTGGTCTGGTCTGTGATGTCATAAATCAAAATGTCCGCTAACGATATCTGGAAGTTAAATGAAtcaatgaaaaacaatgttaaGTTAGATTAATTGTGAAAGAATTACAAAAAAGAACTCGAAACACTAAACACCTTTACGTAAAGGATCTCTTATGATTTGCGATTGCATATGATTTTATTCAAAGAGttgttgtattttctttttacgAGCCTTAGTGATGGGATAGAAAATACaaaacgagttggataaaaatcatatgtcatcgcaaattaataagattttctttttatgacaTGTTTTCAAACGTTTTTGTCAAACCTCaatattttctgtaaaaatcATGTGAGCCACATGAGCATATTCTATTATGCACACAGCAAGATAGCTTcttaagaaattgtttaatactgaaaaaaaaacgtaGATATGTCAGGATCGTGCCTTACCTTTTTACCAACGAAGTAGCCGTCACCGTCATCATTTTCCTTTAGAATGCTCTCCAACAAGCTGAAAAACTGAGGAAGCTTGGTTTCTTCcagatttttattgatttcctcTTTTTTGGTTTCGTCTTTTTCATAATACCATGACatgacattctttaaaaaatcgtcgGAGGCTCCCGGGATGACGTCAACACGAGTGTTCTCGTCATTATTATCACCGTACAACCCTAGAACACGAATTGTGATGCTGATTATCAGTTTATGAAGACATATGATCGCTCGACTACAGCTTTCATGTATACAAATACTGAAGGTTAATTTAGTACCACGTGCTTAAAATTGACACAAGCAGGAAGGGCACACTACTTATACTTTTCCAAACTGATATAAACATAAGGTCATAAGAATATTGGCAGTTCAAAAGGTGTTCATGTTACTTCAATTCTTACGCAACGATTTTACATTTCTGTATATcacaaaatgaatgaaataaaaataagagaTTTGGGAAAATAACGCCTTTTTATAGTGTTTTTTTGATTGGGATTTTAATGATGCATTTTCAGGAACGCTCTTAATTAACAAACATGTACCGAATTCCCTGGCTATATATCTCATGATGGCTCCCGACTGAGGGATAAAGCGACCTTCAACCTGAAGACACGGCAACTGATGCTGTGGAATTGctaaaaaacaaatatcaatataaaaaaccTCGTTTTTACAGCGCATTCTTCGTTAAGAAAAGAACGCCACTGACAAAAGAAAACGTCTGTTGCTTTAAACGTAGAAACGAACTCGACTATAAGTAAAGGAAATATTCATCTACAGAAAGTTTGTAATTTAATCCAGATCAATGCATGTAGTTCAATCAGTAATTTAGTAAAGATTTGCTGTGATATGTGAAACGagatttaatttgttgttttctgtttaattttctttatttaacgAATTtgcataaatttgataaaaaagtgTATATCTTTTTGTGTTCCTCTGTCATCCAGACAATACCCTGCGTCTCCTTTAGGGGGCAGTTCAAAATCGATAGAGATGGTCTTTGACAAATATCATGCAATACTGcgcaattttcgtggaattcgtgggaaGTCCtctcccacgaatttaaatcctcaacgaaaacaattttagaaacagttatctttgttactgaaacagtaaccgacgcatccacgaaattacatccccgcaaataaacaaaaaagtcaCAATCAACGGAAATTGGACCCCACGAATTAAAATTATTCCACAGTAGATCGTAGATGAAGATTATAGAAAAGTCTTCaccattttctttattattctcAATAAAGTCTTTCATTTTGGGACAAATAGTACCAGCACAAGTAGCTACCAATTTTGTTGCAGAGTTGTTAATCTACGGCAGCATTCACAGTCAAGCTGGTTTGTATTTTCTAAATTACTGTCCGCAGCTACTATCGATAAAAGTTGAGAATTTATATTGGGATGACACAAAACAAACATGTCCAAACAATGTttaaggttcctcgacacaccaaaattttattttatggatcgatagagaatcttttttgaaacatgattctacaaaacagagatcaatatcggctttcagtaattttatacgaatttttttgtattttttcagtgaaataggaaaaactgttttgcagacaaacagaatatattagagcttaaaacttgttgtcaattaatgtgtaatataattataaataaattcatgccaaaGATCGTTCGGTCAAGTgtttaaggtaaggtttgcggcttgcattttttagaggttgtactaaagttacataccattttgttcactatactaaagtcttttttctcatgaaattcaaatgaattttgcccgtcccgttttataactacaaaaggtcaaagttcatgatttccaattttcattttgatgaaatgtaaacaatgtcgtgaaaatatgtacattttatatgtgactattatggtggttatttatgcttaaaatgttcgaaaataatatcactattaatatcatgattcacttttattaatttctgatgaactatctaaatatagaataaaatgcaacaaaagtcttcattttggactactattatgtaaacgaaaacatcttatttgaaacctttccaGGTCCACCAATTTCAGGAAAAACGTATCTTAGAAtatgtgtaatctgatgtttctaatacactattcaaaaccatatgatgcggatttcgttttcgtggaaattgataaaatgcttgtgtcctcttattttttcattgaaactaaaTAAAcccgcgaaataaaaaaaaactgatatcaattatgacgtcatataaattttgacgtcataactgaaataaagggtAGTTGGTGTTACATCACAATGAAATtgtgtgagttatctccctgtaaccgcaaaccttactttaactttttaattaaaaaaatatttaggaaaatcaaaattgtaattctttaatatcttttaatcgatggataaaattttaaaaataacataaagtcacataaactatttacttaacaatgatattttacaaagaaattgaaattaaaatgcgaaattttggaaaaattgctatttatcaaatttgaaccgatcccgattgaaaaaaaaaactgatcccgatcagaattattttaaaattgaaattttacaaataaactgcagtttttttctaagtaattgatgtaaattataaagttagtaaatgacgaaaccattttacagctaaccaacctgaaatttttgcaaaattctgattcattctaactttatgtgattttgttcgggatcagtttaattacaatcgggatcggttcgattttaaaattttccatttgtacTTTAATTTAactatttggtttcaatttcttgttgaaatatgattgtacagcaattgtttaatgcgagtaacagtttatctgcagtttttatccatagatttaaataatatctacaattcttttttttcattttcataaatattttttttacaaaaatatttcaaagtttatctggccgtctttgatatgtatttatagataattgtattgtgcattaattgaaaacaaatttttagctcTAATATATCTTGTTCGCAGCTTAAACGATGTTTAcggtttctataaaaaaaatacaaaaaaaatcatataaaataatcagaggccgatataggtgtcatttttgaataatcatttctcaaagagaattcttcatcgatccatcaaataatgcattggtgtgtcgagccaccttaaTACCGGCCTCTGTACAAACATCTGATGTATGCATTTGCGATGAAGTACCAATGATTTAATTTGCTTAATTTAAACACACTTCTTATATTCAATCACTAAGGTAAACTTTAAACTAcgctttattttttctttagctATAACATATGCAAAAGTttaatttgattgaatttaaaGGTAAACGTACCTGGTTTCACTTTGTACCATTCATCTATTGAATATCTCTTGTCCTCAAACGACTGTCCAGCGGCCGCAAATGACAATCGGATGACTTCAGCTCTCCCCTTAGCCTCAAAGCACATTAATTTATAGGCTGGCATTATGTTAGCTTTCTTAGATGCAACTTCTGTAGACTCAGTCAATATATACCTGAACAAGCGGATGGTCTAAATTTTCACTTTCTAAACTAACGTCAAAACATCGTACTTTAAAAGGAGTGTTAAGATATCATGAATAAGAGAATGATAAATAGACCTGAAATGAGGATGTGACATCGCGGATGTAAGCTTATTAGACACTTATGAATAGAGTTGCACTAATTCAATCTTAAAACACTCAGTTTTAGCAAAATAGAATACATGTGTTGTATACGACGATTATTAGGCATATgtaaaacacaatattttcacAGACCTCCTAATAACTGGCATATGTCaggcttaaaaatatttggtaaacGATCAATCAATGAATAATTGTAGCTTACTGGGAAAATATCTCACCgatttaacatatgttttttcttaaacaggaatttttttcacaaaatgctTTAGAAAGCGAATTCTTTCAGGACAAGTATAAGACAAAACAAAGAAAGTTCTCCAAAACCatcataataaaaattgatAGCTTCTTTATTAACGACAAAGCTCCTTAATAAATTGAGAATGTTTAAACACAAGGGAAAcgttttgaaatttgattttagtTGATATAATTAAACACACTACATAAGAATTGTAATTTTTGATACTTTTCTGTAACCTGTCCAGCTGCTGTAGGGAAGAAAATGATTAATGTTCGGTTACGTCCACGTTATGGGACGTGAACAAGCTATTAGGTTAAGTATTAGTTTTCTATACATTGCTTTAACCATGGGCACATTAATTCTAAGTTTTATCTACAAATATACTCAGacgaataattataaaaagcgATGATACATAAGATGTATCTACAAGCACAATAATACACTAAACTATAAACTGGGTTTAGTACCAGGGTTTAGTACTGGTGTTCATTCcgtttactgtggtttcattaatatttaagggcaacaattttcgtggataaagtgaaaatcacagtttaaaGGATACgttaattcgtggccaatgacactatcaatacaaaaagttaataaaaattgcacttcaatgaacatttaatttcgtggatcaactaaacagcgaaatccacgaaaattggtattcaacgaatattgatgaaaccacagtatacagtacaaacaaataaattaaaaactgaCCGTCCTCGGATTCCCACAAAAACCGTGACCCGTCGTATTCAGGATGTAAAATATTGGCGAATCATCTCAACAAATGCAGAACCAAAAGTACAGCAGTCTGGAAGACATCCTGGTCAGCTACAAATAAGGCAATGGCTCAGGATATAATAAGCTTTCAATGACTTTAACACAAAGAGGACAACTTCTTAAAGACCATCCGAAGTCGTCTCCAGACCGTTAACATTGCGCATGATATGCTTTAACAGAATACTGCTCCATCTTTCAT
This genomic interval carries:
- the LOC105320554 gene encoding S-crystallin SL11-like isoform X1, with the translated sequence MPAYKLMCFEAKGRAEVIRLSFAAAGQSFEDKRYSIDEWYKVKPAIPQHQLPCLQVEGRFIPQSGAIMRYIAREFGLYGDNNDENTRVDVIPGASDDFLKNVMSWYYEKDETKKEEINKNLEETKLPQFFSLLESILKENDDGDGYFVGKKISLADILIYDITDQTSSVAKLPAFPPKLAGLIDRVKNYSNIKEYLAKREKLSQ
- the LOC105320554 gene encoding glutathione S-transferase 1-like isoform X2; protein product: MPAYKLMCFEAKGRAEVIRLSFAAAGQSFEDKRYSIDEWYKVKPGLYGDNNDENTRVDVIPGASDDFLKNVMSWYYEKDETKKEEINKNLEETKLPQFFSLLESILKENDDGDGYFVGKKISLADILIYDITDQTSSVAKLPAFPPKLAGLIDRVKNYSNIKEYLAKREKLSQ